From the Halalkalicoccus sp. CGA53 genome, one window contains:
- a CDS encoding cation:proton antiporter translates to MVIFLVAPLLLERHRLPGIIGIILVGAAIGPNAAGILERGDAIVLLGEVGLIYLMFLAGVEIDLNRFFDNIDQSIIFGVLAFLIPQGVGTVFGMWVFGFSLPTALLFAAIFASHTLLAYPVARQLGIVGNDAVTATIGGTVLTNVLALLVLVIVARGASAEAPLDWLFWVELGLGITLLFTGIWYIVPWLGRRFFRSLAEESYFEFLFVMAALFGSAVFAEVVGAEPIIGALVAGLALNRLIPDRGPLMNRVQFVGNALFIPFFLLSIGLLVDVTLIVGGRESLLLAGALIGLTLVTKFVASWLTGLLYAYDHDQIGSMFGLSVGQAEALAIVLIAFDAGISGFDTDMINGAVLMILVVSLVSPIVVEKYGRAVVTKERRGKRKPTDVRQRILLPFTPVPEHHEKLMRYHESLLDLALSIREERSTEPLHTLAVVHPGPKTERKVATANAAIAHTEEYAAGAEVPVTFHTRVDHNIASGITRAAVENRITTILLDWDGMRLYRQPLFSQTTRQVLAWTDQLVLVSRIREPLNTVSRIVVVLPPRVGYDPNFYEVGQTIERIAAGIGAPIRALVVEDSGDRYGQLFGELESSTPIERDHIDDWERLFQALTEDLTVGDLVVCASARRNTIGWRPELQELTERISTLTPGDFIVIYPPVGRSTNEQPQLSME, encoded by the coding sequence ATGGTTATCTTTCTCGTCGCACCACTCCTCTTGGAACGCCATCGATTACCCGGAATTATCGGAATCATCCTCGTTGGGGCCGCGATCGGTCCGAATGCCGCTGGTATCCTCGAGCGAGGGGATGCGATCGTTCTCCTCGGGGAGGTCGGACTGATCTATCTGATGTTCCTCGCCGGTGTCGAGATCGATCTCAACAGGTTTTTTGACAACATCGACCAGAGCATCATCTTCGGTGTTCTCGCTTTCCTCATTCCTCAGGGAGTCGGTACCGTTTTCGGGATGTGGGTGTTCGGATTTTCGTTGCCGACGGCGTTATTGTTCGCAGCTATCTTCGCCTCGCATACGCTGCTCGCATATCCTGTTGCCCGTCAATTAGGGATCGTCGGCAATGACGCCGTCACGGCAACCATCGGCGGTACCGTTCTCACGAACGTACTCGCACTGCTCGTTCTCGTCATCGTCGCGAGGGGAGCTTCAGCGGAAGCTCCCCTCGATTGGTTGTTTTGGGTGGAACTCGGGCTTGGTATCACGCTGCTCTTCACCGGGATCTGGTATATCGTTCCGTGGCTCGGTCGCCGGTTCTTTCGGAGCCTCGCCGAAGAGAGTTATTTCGAGTTCCTGTTCGTCATGGCTGCCCTCTTCGGTTCAGCGGTGTTCGCGGAAGTAGTCGGAGCCGAACCCATTATCGGAGCGCTCGTGGCAGGGCTGGCGCTTAACCGGCTCATCCCCGATCGAGGGCCGTTGATGAATCGCGTCCAGTTCGTTGGCAACGCACTGTTCATCCCGTTCTTTCTTCTCTCGATAGGGTTGCTCGTCGATGTGACCTTGATTGTTGGGGGCCGCGAGTCGCTGCTGCTCGCTGGGGCACTGATCGGACTCACACTCGTCACGAAGTTCGTCGCGTCCTGGCTGACCGGCCTGCTGTACGCGTACGATCACGACCAGATCGGAAGCATGTTCGGGCTCTCGGTCGGACAGGCCGAAGCGTTGGCGATCGTGCTCATCGCGTTCGACGCCGGTATTTCAGGATTCGATACGGATATGATCAATGGCGCAGTGTTGATGATCCTCGTCGTGAGTCTGGTCAGTCCGATCGTCGTGGAGAAATACGGTCGAGCAGTCGTGACGAAAGAGCGGCGAGGGAAACGCAAGCCGACCGACGTTCGCCAACGGATCCTCCTTCCGTTTACCCCGGTCCCCGAGCACCACGAGAAGCTGATGAGGTATCACGAATCGCTGCTCGATCTAGCGTTATCTATCCGGGAGGAACGATCCACCGAACCGTTACACACGCTGGCGGTCGTCCACCCGGGACCGAAAACGGAGCGAAAGGTTGCGACCGCCAATGCAGCAATCGCACACACGGAAGAGTATGCTGCCGGCGCAGAGGTACCGGTAACGTTTCACACTCGTGTCGATCACAACATCGCCTCCGGGATCACACGCGCAGCCGTTGAAAACCGGATCACGACGATCCTTCTCGACTGGGACGGGATGCGGCTCTACAGGCAACCGCTCTTCAGTCAGACTACGCGGCAGGTTCTCGCGTGGACCGATCAACTCGTTCTCGTCTCCCGAATCAGGGAACCGCTCAATACCGTCTCCCGAATCGTCGTCGTGCTTCCACCGAGAGTGGGGTACGATCCAAACTTCTACGAGGTCGGACAGACGATCGAACGAATCGCAGCAGGTATTGGAGCGCCGATACGAGCACTCGTCGTCGAGGATTCTGGAGACCGTTACGGGCAACTGTTCGGAGAACTCGAATCAAGCACGCCAATTGAGAGAGACCACATCGATGACTGGGAACGGCTTTTTCAGGCTCTTACGGAAGACCTGACCGTGGGCGACCTCGTGGTGTGCGCGAGTGCTCGCCGAAACACCATCGGATGGCGGCCAGAACTCCAGGAACTGACCGAACGCATCTCGACGCTTACGCCGGGCGACTTCATCGTAATCTATCCGCCGGTCGGTAGGAGTACCAACGAGCAGCCGCAATTGTCGATGGAATAA
- a CDS encoding SHOCT domain-containing protein, with amino-acid sequence MTTTDTLVRLLVLIVAVVLLVPFLMMLLMAPMMGMGWWGPWGDPGMWDGTGVWWPRLVMQGLFLLVLLVIGYLIYWGFVHSSHRERDAALRELRMAYARGDLSNEEFEERRTRLQREE; translated from the coding sequence ATGACAACCACCGACACCCTTGTTCGACTGCTCGTCCTTATTGTCGCGGTCGTGCTGCTCGTTCCGTTCCTGATGATGCTCCTTATGGCTCCGATGATGGGAATGGGGTGGTGGGGACCGTGGGGTGATCCAGGGATGTGGGATGGAACGGGAGTATGGTGGCCGAGGCTCGTGATGCAGGGGTTGTTCCTGCTCGTTCTCCTCGTCATCGGGTATCTAATCTATTGGGGATTCGTTCACTCGAGTCATCGAGAGAGGGATGCTGCACTCAGAGAACTCCGTATGGCGTACGCTCGGGGCGACCTCTCCAACGAAGAGTTCGAAGAACGCCGTACCCGCCTCCAGCGTGAAGAGTGA
- a CDS encoding multicopper oxidase family protein: protein MVGELDVGADQQSETWLYNDQYPGPEIRVAEGDQLQIEVENELPEGTTVHWHGIPLPNEMDGVPGVTQEPIEPGETFTYSYPAGPAGTYIYHSHVGLQLDRALSGPLIVEEETPHVDYDREYTFLLDDYLPEEPRLEFGQGREGPGPDGSGPRDGRGPGRGPRNGDQGDPPHGPGMMQGRRPPYAGLLLNGRLPTDPDVLSVEEGERVRLRFINPSSATTYRVGIGGHELTVTHADGRPVEPVTVDSFPISMGERYDVLIEAENPGTWAIQAIPIEGDESPAEAIVQYEGVTESDSIDRPQSSGRELSYRDLRAVSPIDGIDGRPEQTFDLTLTDGMGRPGRWTINGQVYPDADPLHIREGDHVRVRLLNRSTMIHPMHLHGHFFQVGSAVKDTVMVPPRMGRVQLDFLADNPGDWLFHCHHTYHMELGMARVFEYTQ, encoded by the coding sequence ATGGTGGGCGAACTCGACGTCGGCGCGGATCAACAGTCCGAAACCTGGCTTTACAACGACCAGTATCCGGGACCGGAGATCCGAGTCGCAGAAGGCGACCAGCTACAGATCGAGGTCGAAAACGAGTTGCCGGAGGGAACGACGGTCCACTGGCACGGGATTCCGCTCCCCAACGAGATGGACGGCGTTCCAGGTGTGACGCAAGAACCGATCGAACCAGGCGAGACGTTCACCTACTCGTACCCGGCGGGTCCAGCCGGCACGTATATTTATCATAGCCATGTCGGATTACAACTCGATCGTGCGCTGTCGGGGCCACTTATCGTCGAAGAAGAGACCCCGCACGTCGACTACGATCGGGAGTATACGTTCCTTCTCGACGACTATCTACCGGAGGAGCCACGCCTCGAATTCGGACAGGGAAGGGAGGGACCTGGTCCTGACGGCTCCGGTCCTCGTGATGGTCGAGGCCCCGGTCGAGGTCCTCGGAACGGTGATCAAGGGGATCCACCACACGGGCCCGGAATGATGCAGGGTCGACGACCGCCATACGCCGGATTGCTACTCAACGGTCGTCTGCCGACGGATCCTGATGTGCTGTCGGTCGAAGAAGGAGAGCGAGTACGGCTTCGGTTCATCAATCCAAGCAGTGCGACGACCTATCGTGTCGGTATCGGTGGTCACGAACTCACGGTCACGCATGCAGATGGTCGCCCTGTCGAGCCTGTGACTGTCGACTCGTTTCCGATCAGCATGGGCGAACGATACGACGTTCTTATCGAAGCCGAGAATCCAGGTACCTGGGCAATTCAAGCCATCCCCATCGAGGGAGATGAGTCACCCGCGGAAGCGATCGTCCAGTACGAAGGGGTCACGGAGTCCGATTCGATAGACCGACCGCAATCAAGCGGTCGAGAACTGTCCTACCGTGATCTTCGCGCGGTTTCTCCGATCGATGGAATCGATGGACGTCCGGAGCAGACGTTCGATCTAACCCTCACAGACGGTATGGGGAGACCAGGGCGATGGACGATCAACGGACAGGTCTACCCCGATGCAGACCCTCTTCACATCCGGGAAGGCGACCACGTTCGTGTGCGACTGCTCAATCGAAGCACGATGATCCACCCGATGCACCTCCATGGTCATTTCTTCCAGGTAGGAAGCGCGGTCAAGGACACGGTGATGGTCCCACCTCGAATGGGGCGCGTTCAGCTCGATTTCTTGGCCGATAATCCGGGTGATTGGCTATTCCACTGCCATCACACGTACCACATGGAGTTGGGAATGGCAAGAGTCTTCGAATATACCCAGTGA
- a CDS encoding VanZ family protein, giving the protein MRAARAVGLLAFSVAVGAIVYYSVVPFPFDLVPDSGVIEPVGPSRLLHLLAYGGVTGLLLLALRPTTGVAVAVAVGASVLLGTGMELVQLTVPHRTASAADVATNAVASVAVGSVWRLGSRLRGLHSSQGSRMSRTSSPR; this is encoded by the coding sequence ATGAGAGCTGCACGCGCCGTCGGTCTCCTCGCGTTCTCGGTCGCCGTGGGGGCGATCGTCTACTACTCCGTCGTCCCGTTCCCGTTCGACCTCGTTCCCGACTCCGGGGTCATCGAGCCGGTCGGACCGAGCAGGCTGCTGCACCTGCTCGCCTACGGCGGAGTGACGGGACTGCTCCTCCTCGCCCTCCGGCCGACGACCGGTGTCGCCGTTGCCGTCGCAGTGGGGGCGTCGGTCCTGCTAGGAACGGGAATGGAACTCGTTCAACTGACGGTCCCACACCGGACGGCGAGCGCCGCGGACGTCGCGACGAACGCGGTCGCCTCGGTCGCGGTCGGCTCCGTGTGGCGCCTCGGATCCCGATTACGGGGGCTTCACTCCAGCCAGGGATCGCGCATGTCCCGTACCTCCTCGCCGAGATAG
- a CDS encoding pantoate kinase: MSEAAPGRAFVPGHVTGFFSVHEDEDPIRAGSRGAGLTLTDGVSVRAEPAGERSVTLEGETVDIDPVERVLDALSVTCRVEAESDLPIGAGFGTSGAMALGTALAANRTFDRRLSANELVRLAHGAEVLSGTGLGDVVAQAHGGIPIRLEAGAPPHGFLDAVPATARIEYVTFGELATEEVLSSETETLSAAGARALSALVEEPTLPHLMLVSRRFAREAGLLTEQVRETIEAVSEAGGEASMAMLGRTVFALGTGLSDAGFDPSVCRTHPAGATLESE; the protein is encoded by the coding sequence ATGAGCGAGGCTGCGCCGGGGCGTGCGTTCGTCCCAGGCCACGTGACGGGCTTCTTCAGCGTCCACGAGGACGAGGACCCGATCCGGGCGGGATCGAGAGGTGCGGGACTGACGCTGACCGACGGAGTCTCCGTCCGGGCAGAACCCGCCGGGGAGCGGTCGGTGACTCTGGAGGGCGAGACGGTCGATATCGACCCCGTCGAACGGGTGCTCGACGCGCTCTCTGTGACCTGCCGGGTCGAGGCGGAGAGCGACCTCCCGATCGGCGCCGGCTTCGGGACCTCCGGCGCGATGGCGCTCGGGACGGCGCTGGCGGCCAACCGGACGTTCGACCGGCGGCTCTCGGCGAACGAACTCGTCCGTCTCGCCCACGGCGCGGAGGTACTCTCGGGCACGGGTCTGGGCGACGTCGTCGCCCAGGCACACGGGGGGATCCCGATCCGACTCGAAGCCGGGGCACCACCGCACGGCTTTCTCGACGCCGTCCCCGCCACCGCCCGGATCGAGTACGTCACCTTCGGCGAGCTCGCGACCGAGGAGGTGCTCTCGAGCGAGACGGAGACGCTCTCCGCGGCCGGTGCGAGGGCGCTCTCGGCGCTCGTCGAGGAGCCGACACTTCCACATCTGATGCTCGTCTCCCGCCGGTTCGCCCGCGAGGCTGGGCTCCTGACCGAGCAGGTGAGAGAGACGATAGAGGCGGTCTCCGAGGCGGGGGGCGAGGCCTCGATGGCGATGCTCGGCCGCACGGTGTTCGCGCTCGGTACCGGGCTCTCCGACGCGGGCTTCGATCCCTCCGTCTGTCGGACCCACCCGGCGGGTGCGACGCTCGAGAGCGAGTGA
- a CDS encoding 4-phosphopantoate--beta-alanine ligase has translation MSDEPVPAEVDSEEEIPEEHPRYQDLVTRHRIEVGVEKGITHLQGMHAEGRGSAFDYLLGERTIESAREAERAAAAALLLAERPVISVNGNVAALAPRETVELAEVVGAAIEVNLFNRTPERLNAIVSHLREHGAEEVLGLAADASVPGLNHERAKVDREGIFAADVVLVPLEDGDRAEALSKLGKTEIVIDLNPLSRSPQVADIPIVDNLIRALPNVTEHTRSLRNASEAELEAIVEGFDAEAALADAEHVIRTGLR, from the coding sequence GTGAGCGACGAACCGGTCCCCGCGGAGGTCGACTCCGAGGAGGAGATCCCCGAGGAACACCCCCGGTACCAGGACCTCGTGACGAGACACCGAATCGAGGTGGGCGTCGAGAAGGGGATCACCCACCTCCAGGGGATGCACGCCGAGGGCCGGGGGAGCGCGTTCGACTACCTGCTCGGCGAGCGGACGATCGAGAGCGCGAGGGAGGCAGAGCGCGCGGCCGCCGCGGCGCTCCTGCTCGCGGAGCGTCCGGTGATCTCGGTCAACGGCAACGTCGCGGCGCTCGCACCGAGGGAGACCGTCGAACTCGCCGAGGTCGTGGGCGCGGCGATCGAGGTCAACCTGTTCAACCGCACGCCCGAGCGGCTGAACGCGATCGTATCGCATCTTCGAGAGCACGGGGCCGAGGAGGTGCTCGGACTGGCCGCCGACGCCAGCGTACCAGGGCTGAACCACGAGCGCGCGAAGGTCGATAGAGAGGGGATCTTCGCCGCGGACGTCGTACTCGTTCCCTTAGAAGACGGCGACCGAGCGGAGGCGCTTTCGAAGCTTGGGAAGACCGAGATCGTGATCGACCTCAACCCCCTCTCGCGCTCGCCGCAGGTGGCCGACATCCCGATCGTGGACAACCTGATTCGGGCGCTCCCGAACGTGACCGAGCACACCCGTTCCCTCCGAAACGCGTCCGAGGCAGAACTCGAGGCGATCGTCGAGGGGTTCGACGCCGAGGCCGCGCTCGCGGACGCGGAACACGTGATCCGGACCGGACTGCGGTAG